The nucleotide window CTGACAGGTATCATTGCATGCTCGTTGCAGAATTTGATTATCATCTCCCGCCGGAGCTGATCGCCCGCGTTCCATCCCCGCAGCGGGGCGCTTCCCGTCTGATGCACCTGGAGCGGCAGAGCGCTGCCGTTGGCCACGACATTTTCACCAACATTCCGTCCTATCTGAGGCCATCGGATCTGCTGGTGATGAACGATACCAGGGTGATTCCTGCCCGCCTTTCCGGCCACAAGGCGACCGGCGGGAAGGTTGAGATCTTTCTCCTGCGCCGCGATGACGGCTTGTCCGAGAGCTGGATATGTCTCATCCGCCCTTCCCGAGGCATCAGGGACGGTCAGGAAATCACATTTGCATCCGGCATGGCAGCCCGTGTGTGCGGGCGCAGAGATGCCGAAACCTGGCGGGTCGAATTCCGGGGAGATGAACCGTTCCCTGCTTGGCTGGAGCGCGAGGGGCAGATACCCTTACCCCCCTATCTTCTGCGGGAAGCCGACCATCTGGACCGGGAGCGTTACCAGACAGTGTTCGCCCAGGTTCCGGGGGCCGTTGCCGCACCCACGGCCGGACTCCATTTTACCCGGGAGCTCTTGAATGATCTTGAACAGACGGGTATCCAATCGGTCTTCCTGACCCTGCATACCGGTTTGGGGACGTTTCAGCCGGTCCGCACCGAGCGTGTGGAAGATCACCGCATCCACACCGAATATTACTCGATTCCCCAAGGCACAGCAGACGCGATCTCCGCGACGCGAGAGCGGGGCGGGCGGGTGATTGCGGTGGGAACCACAACCGCCAGAACCCTGGAATACGCTGCCGACGGTCAGGGGGGCGTCCGAGCCGGCCAAGGCGAGGCTGACATTTTCATCTATCCCGGCTACCGTTTTACTGTTGTCGATGCACTTGTCACCAATTTTCATCTGCCGGAATCCACGCTGCTCATGCTGGTATCGGCTCTGGCCGGCAAAGACTTCGTGCTGGCCGGCTACCGGGAGGCGATCGAGAGAGGGTATCGCTTTTACAGCTACGGCGATGCTATGCTCATCACCTGAACCTCCTTCTCTTATAGGCTACAAACGCTTTACAATTCCCGCTTTCAGCAGGTGATTCTTTGTCTGTTTCAAACTTTACCGTTCTTCATCGCGATGCATCCTGCAGGGCGCGTCTCGGCTCTCTGAAAACCGCTCATGGAGAGATAGAAACCCCGATATTCATGCCGGTAGGGACCAACGCCACGGTCAAGGCCATGACCCCCGAAGATCTGCTGGCGATCAATGCCCAGATCATTCTGGCCAATACCTACCACCTGTACTTGCGGCCCGGGCATAGGTTGGTGGAGAATCTCGGCGGACTGCACCGCTTCATGAACTGGAAGCGCCCGATTCTCACCGACAGCGGTGGATTTCAGGTGTTCAGTCTGGGAGACCTGCGCAAGATCAGCGAGGATGGGGTCAAGTTCCAGTCTCATCTGGATGGTTCCTACCACGTACTGACGCCTGAGTTGGCGACACGCATCCAGGAGGCGCTGGGTGCCGATATTGCCATGTGTTTCGACGAATGCCCTCCCGCCACTGCGGCTTACAACTATGTGGAGCGTTCACTCGAAATGACCACCCGTTGGGCCCGTCGCTGCAAAGAGGCCCATCGGCGCGAGGACCAACAGCTGTTCGGCATCATCCAGGGGGGCATGCACAGTGATCTGCGGGCCCGCAGCCTGGAGCAGATCTGTTCCATCGGTTTCGACGGTTACGCCCTGGGGGGGCTGTCCGTCGGCGAGGAAAAGGAGGCCATGTACGCGGTCATGGACTGCTGCGCTCCCATGATGCCTGATCAGTCTCCCCGATACATCATGGGGATCGGGGCTCCGGAGGACTTGGTCGAGGCAGTGTGGCACGGGTATGACATGTTCGACTGCGTTATGCCGACCCGCAACGCCCGCAATGGCATGCTCTTTACCAGCCGGGGGCGGATCAACATCAAGGCCAAGATCTACGAGGAGGACCAGGGGCCCCTAGACCCCGAGTGCGGCTGTCATGTCTGCCGGACCTACAGCCGCGCTTACCTGCGTCATCTTTACCGTGCCGGTGAAATCCTGGCCTCCAACCTGAACACGTATCACAATCTGTATTTTTACCTGGATCTGATGCGGCGAATGCGGGAGGCCATCCGCAGCAACAGCTTCTCTGAATTCCGAAGGGAATATTACAGGAAACAGCAGGCAGACTAGGATCTTAAAGGAGGATAGTTCTATGTTGGGTTTAGCGTTTGCAATGGCAGGTCCCCCGGGT belongs to Geobacter sp. SVR and includes:
- the queA gene encoding tRNA preQ1(34) S-adenosylmethionine ribosyltransferase-isomerase QueA, which translates into the protein MLVAEFDYHLPPELIARVPSPQRGASRLMHLERQSAAVGHDIFTNIPSYLRPSDLLVMNDTRVIPARLSGHKATGGKVEIFLLRRDDGLSESWICLIRPSRGIRDGQEITFASGMAARVCGRRDAETWRVEFRGDEPFPAWLEREGQIPLPPYLLREADHLDRERYQTVFAQVPGAVAAPTAGLHFTRELLNDLEQTGIQSVFLTLHTGLGTFQPVRTERVEDHRIHTEYYSIPQGTADAISATRERGGRVIAVGTTTARTLEYAADGQGGVRAGQGEADIFIYPGYRFTVVDALVTNFHLPESTLLMLVSALAGKDFVLAGYREAIERGYRFYSYGDAMLIT
- the tgt gene encoding tRNA guanosine(34) transglycosylase Tgt produces the protein MSVSNFTVLHRDASCRARLGSLKTAHGEIETPIFMPVGTNATVKAMTPEDLLAINAQIILANTYHLYLRPGHRLVENLGGLHRFMNWKRPILTDSGGFQVFSLGDLRKISEDGVKFQSHLDGSYHVLTPELATRIQEALGADIAMCFDECPPATAAYNYVERSLEMTTRWARRCKEAHRREDQQLFGIIQGGMHSDLRARSLEQICSIGFDGYALGGLSVGEEKEAMYAVMDCCAPMMPDQSPRYIMGIGAPEDLVEAVWHGYDMFDCVMPTRNARNGMLFTSRGRINIKAKIYEEDQGPLDPECGCHVCRTYSRAYLRHLYRAGEILASNLNTYHNLYFYLDLMRRMREAIRSNSFSEFRREYYRKQQAD